The Halotia branconii CENA392 region AATAGCTATGGTAAATTTGACCGCGAGGGCAAAAAGCTGTTTATTGATCAGATGGAAGCCATGATGGATCGCTATCGCGTTTTTATGAAACGCTTCGAGCTATCAGAAGATTTTATGGCACAAATGACAATGGAGCAGCTTAAAACTCAGTTAGGTCAGTTTGGTGTCACTCCGCAACAGATGTTTGATCAAATGAATGGCACTCTAGAACGGATGAAAACTGAACTAGAAAAACAGCCCTAGTAAAAAAGCAGGAGAGCAGGGAGCAACAAGAAGACACAGAGACAAGGAAATAGGGAGAAAAAGAGACATTTCTTTCTCCAATTCCTTTTCTTCCCTGTGTCCTCTGTCTCTTAAAAATTCTAGGTTTGAGATTTTGGATTAATTTTCAATCTAAAGTCTAGCTAGAAAATTTTTTGAGGGGGACAAGGAAACTCTCCCCTAACTTTGCCGTTCTCGACAAATTTTTACACAATCTATTTATGATTTGGGACGAGAAAATTGGGAAGG contains the following coding sequences:
- a CDS encoding DUF1825 family protein; protein product: MGFFDSDIVQQEAKQLFEDYQALIQLGNSYGKFDREGKKLFIDQMEAMMDRYRVFMKRFELSEDFMAQMTMEQLKTQLGQFGVTPQQMFDQMNGTLERMKTELEKQP